The proteins below come from a single Garra rufa chromosome 3, GarRuf1.0, whole genome shotgun sequence genomic window:
- the LOC141331726 gene encoding uncharacterized protein: MNPGPPALYQLNTETKYIDRMNRKVRQWTYGRRDRNKQNKVILLVGETGTGKTTMINTMINYLLGVKFEDEEFYQITEEKENQDQTQSQTSEITIYEVFVEENPTSLTIIDTPGYGDTEGYEKDREISEYLIRLFSDDDGIHYIDAVCFVMKSSQNRLSGKEHYIFHSVLSLFGKDIENNIVFLLTQSGGGPPTDALNAINKAEIPCRRDEDNQPVHFLFNNQQKEKRIRKYEQSFRSAWEMGERSMNQFFTLLDEKNRKSVEMTLDVLKERRRLEACVSNLMDRIFEKELKAEELIQIQEALRQNREKIEKGENFEFIIRRVFKEKVPIENESWWNRNATCCSICQENCHEWGCWWVSPSKLMDCEVMDDNHCIVCSGKCLYRKHVKENKKYVTKTNEVTMTFNELKQMMSVKKRFNQKNCKQPQNKTDIEENLESDLEKTKNEKADLLHEAYMIIMNLCKIALKADSAFTLQYLDFLIPRLKKEGKDEWIKKLEDLRKRGEDQKNKGALQHLLDFGRQKWNRLSVVSSKDS, translated from the coding sequence ATGAATCCTGGTCCCCCAGCACTTTACCAACTAAACACAGAAACAAAATACATCGATAGgatgaatagaaaggtcagaCAATGGACATATGGAAGAAGAGACAGAAACAAGCAGAACAAAGTCATACTGCTGGTGGGAGAAACCGGCACTGGAAAAACAACCATGATCAACACCATGATCAACTACTTACTGGGAGTGAAGTTTGAGGATGAAGAGTTTTATCAAATCacagaagaaaaagaaaatcaaGATCAAACACAATCACAGACATCTGAGATCACAATCTATGAGGTATTTGTTGAAGAAAACCCAACATCTCTGACCATCATTGACACTCCAGGATACGGAGACACTGAAGGATAcgagaaagacagagagatttCCGAATATCTGATCAGATTATTCTCAGATGATGATGGGATTCATTATATTGATGCAGTGTGTTTTGTGATGAAGTCTTCTCAGAATCGACTCTCTGGAAAAGAGCATTACATATTTCACTCAGTTCTGTCTCTGTTTGGTAAAGATATAGAGAACAACATAGTGTTTCTACTCACACAGTCAGGTGGAGGACCTCCAACAGATGCTCTCAATGCCATTAATAAAGCAGAAATCCCCTGCAGAAGAGATGAAGACAATCAACCTGTTCACTTCTTATTCAACAACCAGCAGAAGGAGAAAAGAATCAGAAAGTATGAGCAAAGTTTCAGATCAGCCTGGGAAATGGGAGAAAGATCCATGAATCAGTTCTTCACACTCCTGGATGAAAAGAACAGGAAAAGTGTTGAGATGACATTAGATGTTCTGAAAGAGCGAAGGCGACTTGAGGCCTGTGTCTCTAATCTGATGGACAGAATCTTTGAGAAGGAGTTAAAAGCTGAAGAACTGATTCAGATCCAGGAAGCCCTCAGACAGAACAGAGAGAAGATTGAGAAAGGTGAAAACTTTGAGTTTATAATTAGGAGAGTTTTCAAAGAAAAAGTCCCCATTGAAAATGAATCATGGTGGAACAGAAACGCAACCTGCTGCTCCATCTGTCAGGAAAACTGTCATGAATGGGGCTGCTGGTGGGTCTCTCCCAGTAAACTCATGGATTGTGAAGTCATGGATGATAACCACTGCATTGTGTGCTCAGGGAAGTGTCTTTACAGAAAACatgtcaaagagaacaaaaaataTGTGACAAAGACAAATGAAGTCACCATGACATTTAATGAGCTTAAACAGATGATGTCTGTTAAAAAACGCTTTAACCAAAAAAACTGTAAACAGCCTCAGAATAAAACAGATATAGAAGAAAATCTGGAAAGCGATCTAGAGAAGACTAAAAACGAAAAGGCCGACCTGCTGCATGAAGCTTATATGATCATCATGAATCTGTGTAAGATCGCATTAAAAGCAGACAGCGCTTTCACTCTTCAATATCTGGATTTCTTGATTCCCAGACTGAAGAAGGAAGGAAAAGATGAATGGATAAAGAAGCTGGAAGATCTGAGGAAAAGAGGAGAAGACCAGAAAAACAAGGGTGCCTTACAGCATCTGTTGGATTTTGGCAGGCAAAAATGGAATCGATTGTCAGTTGTGTCCAGCAAAGATAGTTAG
- the LOC141331725 gene encoding uncharacterized protein, translating to MSRSTTSDKVHFFGTPASQPNLLEDTVEELAQQFSAVQRQTEAISHILPWQNIALNARVVQSSLYLDGVAEHAVDGNKDSDYGKGSCTHTNAEFNPWWRADLENVYSIRKVAITNRGDCCKEKLRGAQIRIGNSLENNGNNNELVATILTVPDGTQTFEFEVVNGRYVNIFLPGNDETLTLCEVEVFAGNIALGGTAVQSSTYSEIAVAQNAIDGKRQSFFVQNSCSVTSSDGEPWWRVDLLDVYRVTRVIITNRGDCCEERINGVQIRVGNSLENNGNNNELAATIAAIPLGDTKTFEFKPIKGRYVNIFVPGRSEFLTLCEVEVFAV from the exons ATGTCCAGGAGTACCACCTCTGACAAAGTTCACTTTTTCGGCACCCCCGCCTCCCAGCCCAACCTCCTTGAGGACACTGTCGAGGAATtggcccagcagttctcggcagtccagagaCAGAcagaggccatcagtcacattcTGCCCTGGC AGAATATTGCTCTTAATGCCAGAGTGGTCCAGTCCTCCTTATACTTAGATGGAGTTGCTGAACATGCAGTAGACGGAAACAAAGACTCAGATTATGGGAAGGGCTCATGTACTCACACTAATGCTGAGTTTAACCCATGGTGGAGAGCTGACCTTGAAAACGTTTACAGCATAAGAAAAGTTGCCATCACTAATCGTGGAGACTGCTGCAAAGAGAAACTCAGAGGAGCTCAGATTCGTATTGGTAACAGCCTGGAGAACAACGGAAACAACAATGAGCT GGTTGCAACTATTCTCACTGTCCCTGATGGCACACAAACATTTGAGTTTGAGGTTGTTAACGGCCGATATGTCAACATTTTTTTACCTGGGAATGATGAAACACTTACTCTGTGTGAAGTCGAGGTGTTTGCAG GAAATATTGCTCTTGGAGGCACAGCTGTCCAGTCTTCCACATACTCTGAAATAGCAGTTGCTCAAAATGCTATAGATGGCAAAAGGCAGTCTTTTTTCGTACAGAATTCATGCAGTGTGACTAGCTCGGACGGTGAACCCTGGTGGAGAGTTGACTTGTTGGATGTCTACAGGGTAACCAGAGTCATCATCACTAATCGTGGAGACTGTTGTGAAGAGAGGATCAATGGTGTTCAGATTCGTGTCGGCAACAGCCTGGAGAATAACGGCAACAATAATGAGCT GGCAGCAACTATTGCAGCCATCCCACTTGGAGACACAAAAACATTTGAGTTTAAGCCTATTAAGGGGCGATACGTAAACATTTTTGTGCCTGGGCGCAGTGAATTCCTCACACTGTGTGAAGTTGAGGTATTTGCAG TTTAA